TAAGGTTTTGTTTCATGTAACCCAACAATGTTTTGAAAAGATGACAGAAGGGGACAGAGAGACCCACCCTCTCTGACCAGCCCACTGAAGTTACTGAGTCGCCTTCTACAGAAAGGTCACACAGACGTGTCACCTAAAAAGAcggagaggaaaaataacaaacattaGCATGGACATCCAAGAGACACTGAATACTTCTGCTTACTGTCGGCAATCAGATCACACCCACCTGGCTCGTGCAGGCACTCCACAAGTAGACGCAGGTACCCAGTCCAACACTGAGCACGTTCAGAGAGGACCAGTCCACTAAGTTGAGGTAGAAGTCATCCTGGAGCTCGGGAGCGTCCAGAACTTTGAAAGGAATTTTGGATATTTTGCGCGTCGGTTTCCTAGGTGATCGCAGCAGTTTCTGGCTGCAATGCACAACACAATTTGGTCAGAATACAATGCCTCCTCTCAACAAATGAAGGGGATAATATTGAAGAAATGGCGAGGAGATGTTTACCTGTTGCTGCTGACAGGCGACAGAGAATATGGAGAGACTGTGTTTCCATCCTCTTCTGGCAGAGCCCTCTTAGCGCTTACAGAATactacaaaatacaaaacaagatGATTAGAGATGCAGGGAAAATAATTTaccaaaaataattaaaagtaatgtTAACTTGTTTCTTTACACTAAAAAGGCTCCTCTTGGCAGGGGTAGATGGCTGCAGACGGCGGTCTTCTGACTGCGGGTCCTGGACTTTCTCGATGCCCGCTCCCAGCAGCTCGTTCTTCAGCAGAGCCGAGTAAGCCAGGCCATCCGCtgaaggaggagacagaagggaAATCAAACCAGTCTGTCGAAATGATTAAGTTCAAACACTGTGGCCCCTTTGCAATTTCTTATCCCTCTCTCACATCTGTAAAGATCAGGGGGAATTTTTCACTGAGCTTTGTCTAGTCTTTATCTCTGGTTTCCATGAGCTTGCCCAGACGACGTAGTAAACAAGAGAAGGTCAAATTATCCAGTTTGACTGGAGCAGACAGATAACTGTGGAAACAAGCTGAACGAGGAATAAAACTCTAAGGAAACATGCAGCTACGGGAGAGAAGCACGTCTGTCTTTGGGGCTGATAATCACAGGACAACTCTGATGAATTACTATCATGATCATTTCTCTGTGATAAGGAAGGTGTCGTATCATCATACAGACGATTCTGCATTACACAATATGCTGCAAGGTAAAGAGTATGTAATGTAAATTATGATCTGGGTGTTTTTGTAATCAGAGCCCAATTAATCATTACGGATGTACTGATACTGAGATATAGGTCGCCAGATAAGTTACAAGAAGCTGATGTacagaaatgtcaaagattCAATTTCAGTTAGTGTCTCTATAACgcagtttgtccaccagagTGCACTGGCATTTCTTTTTCAACTGCATATATAAAAAGATCCTTATTccaaaaatgtatgtttgtatggTGTGTTTctataaaaatgatcaaattaattTGGCTGATATTTCAGCATATTAGTAATATTATTGGGTGGCGTTATTGAATATACTAAACATTCCATCTCCCCCCCTTTATATTGCATTCACATGACATCAGGGCTGTTGTTcgaatcatctgccccctcaagtggttgccagtttaGGCACCAGCTAACTGTGCTAATGCTagtaaacattaacattaacgcTAGCTTACGCTGACATTGCTAAAGCCATGTAACTAACATTAGGGCAGTACATTATGCTGTAGAACAATtcttagatttttgttttttcacgaAACGACAACAATCTAATTATGAGTGACGATGATGAGCTTTATAATGACGAAGtggatcaaaaaaaaaattactttgatTTGGTAGTCAAATCAATTGCCTAATCAGctgattaataaaataaatctattaGAAGATGAAACTATGATGATAATgactgttagttgcagccctttAACTTTATGtataatatgtaaatattacAGACACTCTATTACAATATAATATCCTTCCCATCTCCAGTCTCTTTGTATAAATGTGGACTGATTACCTTTGTTGCTGTCGGTTGTGCCGTCTTTGGTTTTCCTGTTCTGATTGTGCGACTTTTCAATTTCCTGTGccagaacatttaaaaataaataaatgacaagtCTGAATCGCATCTTTAAACATGTCGTGTACAAGTATTTACAgccaaattttaaaaaataatgctaATAGATAATATGTTTCCTTCTAAGCCATAATCGACACTTTGAACTTGAGAACACTGTTCTTTTGACAGGACAGACCGTCAAGTCCGCGGTGTAATGCAGCACACTCACATTGATGCGGTGGAAGTTGACACTCCAGTTGGCTCCAGCCCGGGAGGGAATAAAGCGATCACCATGCTTGCTGGGGGATGACAGGGGGGAGCTGGTAGGTGTCAGAGCTCGCACAGCTCCTACAGCTTTCTGCACaaggacagaggaggggagagcaTTTTATGACTGGaggccaaacacacaaacaaaccttggacagtgatttaaaaaaatgaaaatgaaacaggaataCAATTTAGGAGGCAGATGGTGCATTTGTTTGACGTGTTAACAGCAGAAGGCTACATTCACGAAACCCAGTCATTTGGCTGCTGAGGTCTTGTTAGCACTCAACACTAGTGGCACTGTTGGATGAAAGATACTGGCCTGTTAAACTGTTAATTCTTCCAACACATTGGGAGTAACACCCTCTCTGCCCATCTTATGTCCTTTGCTTGTTAACAATCTTCTTCAGGCGGGCTGAGGCTGAAGGGATCATCATGGTAGGATCAAAATAATGAAGTCATAGAAATCGTGCTAATCAATACTGTTAGCCTTGGCTCGATGAGGAGATTTATGTTAAGTCTTTTTACGAAGTAATGATTGAAGATGAAATACAGCCCCCATGTGCATATGGAACTACAAGTGTGTGTATTGTTTACTTACTATGGGGCTTGCATTCTCATTTTGGATATTGATCTGCCTGAGCAGCCTGCACTCATAGTCCTGATCCATGGTGCCTGAAAACAGGATAAGAGACTGATGAACACAATCATGAAAACACTCTCATTGTTACAAGTTCCTGACTTCTGGCACGTGTTTGAAAAGAGGGAGGATGTCTGCCAcaataatatacatttatagGAAAATGAAAGTGTGCTCTAATCGCAGCTGAGCCAAATTAGCTCATATGAATCATGAtatgataaaacatgacaagCTGTGTAGCACTGCATATTGTTCTTGTTCTCAAAATTAGTTAGGGATATTACgatatttcacagtttcacacGGGACGACGGGACCCATTCAACTCAGTTTCCATTGTCAATGATGATGTCTTCAAAATGCttattttgtcaaaccaacagtccaaagtTCTAACATTCAATTTTAACAACAGAAAAACGGAAAACGAAGCAAGTGTTCACAGTTAAAATACGGGGACCTTCAAATGTTCACCAGATGTTAAgctttataaatcattttataaaGGACTGCATTACCAAAGCACTGTTATTTACTTTGTATAGAACAACTCACTGATAAAGACCAACACCCCAAATCCAATCACACAACTGGAGGGTGCTTTGCTCATTAGAGGACAATGAATGTCACACTAATCAGAGACACGAAATCGgtaatcagtaaaataaatgacataaatgacGTCATCAATGTACCAACTTTACAGTCGCCTTGAGGAAGTGTTCCTAAAGACACTCTCGGAGGAAATCTTGAAAAAGCAGACTGCTTCGTAGTGATAACGGAGCTTGGCAACAAAATGTCTATTGGGGTTGATGGTATAAAGAATCCACCGATGCGAATACAAAGCGAACAAAGAGCTGGTCGACAGAGCTTTAGTTTAAATCTAGTTTAAATTAGCTTACTTGAGGCAAATCTATTCGAAACTGACAATGACATTAGTTAGTGTAAGCTTACACGGTAAGCTGCGGTTGGTATCAGCCTTCTGCTAACAACAAATTATCTTTGTGAAAACCAGAAATGTATAACTTTAACTTAAAACACTTTAACAGCATGTATTTGCTCGCTAGTTCCCGGAGACAAAACAAACCCGTTGCGCTTATTACCGCTGATCGGTAATCACGATACAAAACGATTCAGAATCAAAATAATTTAaccaccaaacacacagagctatCCTGATGCTAACGCTAGCTCAGCTGGCTAACGTACAGTGAGATACGTTAGCTAGCCCGCTAGCTGCTGTCGGGCTAATGCATTAGCTACATTGTCTTTTCACCATCTACAGTTGAATTAACACCTACCGTGCCCCGATAAAATCTCCCCGTTTCGCGCCGTTGAAATGTTCTTCTTATCCGTGTCAATTCcagtttaaatgtcttgttttgtgtctttcacTCTTAAAAAACAGAGCTTGCGAgatacaaatgttttcttttgccgAGCGTTCAATTTTGTCTCGCAAAGCATCACGGGTAGGCAGTGACGTCGCTGTTTTTGAATCACACATCTTGCGTTGCTAAGGAACCGTGCCACAGTCACAGTGCCTCCTCTCTGAGACAACAATACCTCCCACATCTCCTGCAGGGTGAATATAAATCATGTGAATCACAAATGATTAACATGCCAACTAAGCTGATGTGGCACACGGACAACCAGTGTGAGTCAATGACAGAGGGCAACATTAGAAAAAGGAATTTGACTAATCAAAATATAGCTAGTTATCAGTTACCTTTTTGTGatgatataaaaatgtattttcaagtATTGATGATGATATATGTATCTATTTTCAACCACATATACATGTTTTTCACAATAGACTGGGCACAGAGGAGATGTTATTGACAGTGTAATATTCAAACGATGCAACGGACACAAGCTGCAGATTTATTTCCAGCTATTGACAAGTATTGAATGACCATGATTCAGTACACAACTACGATACATTTCATTCAAGTTAACAGATGACACAcacttatttgtatttttcaaatggttttattagttaaaaaaaaaataggatgCCAGTGAAACAAGTATAATCTAACACGAAGTAAAAACAGACTCAACACATTTGATGTGCAGcaggttaaaataaaacacattcagtggCATATCCTCTTTGTGGTTATAGACTCCCGACTGccggaaaaaaaacattttgacaaataaGCAGCATCCAGCAATGCCACACTGTATATTAATATTAAcgtattttttaataaatccCATCAGGAGTCTGGTATCTCAACATGGTCCAACAGTTTAGCTAAAGGAAAGTGCCACAGAAAAAGGTACAGTATGTTCAAGTACATTGTTGAaattataataacaaaaaaacaaccctcaACAACCAGTAATGTGCAAATGTATAGTTTTTTAAACTAAATGGGCTACATGATGAATGCATATTAATAGTagctaaacattttttttgttttcacataaaaaaagtgaaacGAGAGGCTCAACTCAGCAGATTGAAGGGCCCATGCAGTTAAAATCAGAACAGTGAATGCTGCTGAAGGTTTTCTGATTTGGGCAAGGTGTGTGATAACAATGAACTTCTTCAAATCCTGTCTGTTCACCTGTTTCATAACAGTGGTTTacatgaaatattcagatgTCTTGGGttgattttctttaaacaaagtcATCTTGATATTAAAATAGTCCTGAAAGAAAGTCACAGCCGCACTCTACAGCACAAGTAAAATCAAAGGCTCTAAAAATTACATTGTCTAAAAAGAACAGTATGTctagtagaaaaaaaaaacagtataaaacatgttttatacaaCTAATTAACCAAGCAAAGTGAAAATAAGACAATGTTGTTGAGTTTTCCACTACAGCCCTACGTTACCTGTAATGATTGACAATGACATGGAGGAAATAATCAGAGCCATCACTTTTACATGGCGTCAGCATAAGAATATCAAGAGGTACGCAAATACATTCAGCGCAGTGAGAGATCTAACAAGCTTGAGCGCTTAAAGTAACTTTTTCAAACCAGTGAGGAGTGAATGTTGGAATGGCAGGTTgaactaaaatgaaataaagtacaTCTGGACACTGGATGCAGGACTACAGGGAGGAGGTATCTCTAGCCACGAGCTGCAGGCCGTTGCTCACCTGGAAGCGAGTTTCATCTGATATACCATACTGCTCCAGAGGGTCCTGAGGAGAGAcgagatgaggaggaagaaagaacaCAAAAGCTCAGTGTTATTGAAGCAGGATCAAACGTCATATTAAATTGGTTagtttacagaaaacacacaaagacacaaacattgTCTATCAATAGTGTGTTTCAGCAGGTAGTCTGCGTTTGATTCATTGAGGTTTTGAAACCTTTGAGACTTCAGTCTCCATTAAAACAGTGTCAGTGAGTGGAATTTAATAAGCTGTTCTTACTTCATCCAAAATAACCTCAACAACTATGTTTTCACAGAACTATAATTATTTAATCGTCATAAATTGATCTATGCATCTATCTTTTTCTGATATTGATGATACTGTGCATGTCATTGGGTCTTGTGTGGCACAAATGCTCTTAAATTCTTCTTTGATAGGAGCACCATCTGTGTGGCATTTGGTGTAATAACATGCAGATGTGAAGGTTGTTACCTTGCCAGTGAGCCTGTGGATTTCAGTTCGATAGAATATCAGGTTCTTCCTCATGAACTCGTAACTATGAGAGATGAGACAGCAAGTTAATTTGATATTTGAGAAGGAACCAATGTTCAAAAGAATACAGGAAATATCAGAGCTGCACCTTGATGTGTAGTATATTTGTGATAAACTATTTTAGTTCAGTGCATCCTATCAAGCAAATCATTGCAGCTTTTTTAGTCTCAAAGTGCCTTTTCAACCAGAGAACACACGGGAAGctttgtaacacacacacttagaaaCTGGTGTCCTAAGATCGTTTTCTGTTTGATAGCAACCCACCAAACTTTAAAACAGGTCAGTGTCAAGTCACAATTGACCAGCTGGTTCAGCACAAGTCACGATGTGGACATTGTGTCTCTGGAAACAGCTGCATCATTCATTTGTGATGGTTTCGCCCATGTAAGTCTATTACTagagaacaataaaacacactgaggtgCAAGTTGTTAAAATAATGTCTCACTGCACATTAAGACCAGCAAAAGCAAATACCAGCACCTAAGCAATGTTTCTTGCTGCAGATATGTTACCATCATCGAGTTATAACAAACACAGCTCTTATAGTAAGTGTTCTAATTACGATCATTCATAAGACCATCGTTTTGTACATATTGAATATGTTGAAGaaggctctcagtcatccaggtcatggtaactCTATGTGCTATATCCCAGGCAACTcaatgtgtttcagttttttgatGACTAACTAcgtttgaaagaggagtaaaagtatccatctatgtcaaactggaaagACAGAGGTATCCCTAGAAACCCACATTAAAGGCCAGCTGGTTCACCgcccacaagtggccctaacagctgaaactgagagtttcacagagtttgaAATCCAGCAACTCCTCTCgtgttagaactgaagaagtctcttggatgagaggtgaaacgtcttaAAGAAACTGCCTGTGATATGGCACTTAATgctaacatttaaaaaattgtgAATTGTCTCAACAATTGactcaaatcacattttctgacaATCTGTGTCTGTTAATTAGACGGTAAAGACACAGTCCTACCTGGCCTTGATAATGGCGTCGACCCACTCGCCACACTGCTCTTCAGAGTCACACTCAAACTGAtacttcctctctgcttcatcTAGAAATGctacaaaagaaacacaaaggtTTACTCAGAAATACatgatgcagaaacacagacagtagAGACACGATGGACTAGGCTTTTTTGCCTTTCCTGCATTGTGTCATGAAGcatttctgtgcatgtaaaaggtctgcaaagtgaaaaagtccACACCTAAAGgagtaaacacagaaaagtctgctcctgcactgcctgatTTTGAGTCGAGCCTTTACTTCTGTAACGTATGTGAGTCAATATATCTAACAGCCgttacataaatatatatatttattatgaaatatACACAGTTGCTACTAATGTAGtggcgttattttagatcacactaccttgctcggcatgacaagccctactctgcctctgattggctacatccttaagtaatgcacatgtgcaactctcacaGAGgggagatgtctcactctgtttttAAGAATACATTTAGTCTTTTCCTCTACAGTGACATGTGAACACCTGAATGTGAAGCCAGTCACTATGTCAGGAAATGTAAGCTGTTCatgttaatgtgaaatgtaattcACCAATAGAGAAGGTCTGGctgtcctccctctccacccgACACTGCTCCAGCAGCAAAGCTCCAATTGGCTGTCAAATAAACATGACATAATTTACatacatgtgtttgtatgtgtgcacaaAGGTGTGgcagtgtgtgcatgctgtgAGAACAGATGCAGTAAATCCAGCAGGTGTTCAAATAAGGATTCAACTGACCTCTTCCTCATCAGTCCGGAAGTAAAAGAGGAAGTTAACGATGAGTTTAACCAGCCTCTTCTTCACAACTGTGTGACATCAAACAGGAACTGAGATTAAActtatcaacacacacacacacacacacacacagcagacagtacagtacagttgtCTCCACAGCGTGTGTAGTCTGTGGTAGGACCCAAGCACTATCTGCTGCCCAGGTAACATGAAACGGAAGTGAGAGTGGTATGAGTCGGTGTGTTACCATCTCCCTTCTTCGGTCCTCTCATCCCCAGCTCGGCCGCCTTCTCTGACGGCTGGCGGCTCAGAGACACCAGCTCCTTCTCGTTGAAACGCATCACGGTCCACTGACGCAGTAAAAACACGGTCCACACACTTTCACTGCGGCGGAGACATTCCCAGGACCGAGGACACAACCACGGACAAGGAGAGTAGTCAGAGGAAGTTAACGAGTTACCCGTCGACTAAACGTCCCCGACTCGTTGTCCGCTGTCGTCTGAAAGTGACGGAGTGTGTTTGGTCATTTCTGCAGTCAAGCTAACTTCGCGGTGTCGGACTTCTCCTTCACGCCACAcaccggacacacacacacacacacacacacacactcactcctctTGGTTTGGCAGCGACACTCCTCACTGGTAGTACGGTAGCCGGTGAAGGTCAAATCAGGCGAAACGCGCGTTATAAACCAGAAATACTTTCAAGGCTGCAGCCCAGCGGTGGAAGTGAAGTAGTAAAGTTATCAGATCCTAGATAGTGAGTGAAAGTGTTATATAAGataccacactgtaaaaagaTAAACATGCTGCAACTGAATAATGTTAAAGTAACCCAAGTTCAAATCATCATATGTGTTACACTGGAACCATGAAAGGTTTTtgaatgagaaagaaagacttaaaaaatgtaatccattTTATGTCGATccactaattgattaattggccaagtgtttcagctgcagtccTGCAAAAACTGTAATAGTTTGATTTGTAACAAAATATCCTCTTTTATAAGTGTATTAGTCACAGTTTAGTGTGGTGCcattttaatttgtaaagtaactagAAACTACAGCTATTAAAAAATGCTGTTAAGTTATAAGTAGCATACACTATTTGCCTGTGGAATGCAGTGGGGTAGAAATAAAAGGtggaagtaaaaaataaaattcaagcATGgcacaagtacctcaaatttgtgATTAAGTACAGAAGGCACACTTGAGTAACTTAGCTTCCCATACAGCCTAATATGCTGCATGTCCAAAACCACACTGGCATCATGTGAATTGCTGTAAATGTACTTCAGTATTGGTTTTTCTAACCATTTTCTCTACATCTTTTTTAAGTAAGATACACAgatagacaaacaaacaaatattttcgTTATTTATTCTGCAGATTGTGTCCATGATTAATTTAAATGAATCTATTAGTCaacaaaatgtcccaaaactgaaaaatgctCACCACAATTAGACTGAGTCTAAGGCGACGTCTTCAAATAGCTTATTTAGTCCAGCCTATTCTCTTAATAGTAggcaattcattttcttttgatcaaatAAGTGATTAATTGAACAATTGTTGCGGTTTTAGCTCTAGGTAACGTGTAACTTGCAGGTAAACCTGTGAGTAATCGTCACTTTGTTAAGAAAACCAAGCTGACAGCCGTTCCGGTCCACGAGGCGGCGGTAATGCAGCGGAAGCCGTTTGCAAACCACCAAACACCGAAGAAGAAACTGCCGCTTGAGCATGCGCACTGCAAATCTACGTCGGCATGATCATAACGTCGTGAAGTAGGTGAGTGTTTTGGACAAAGAtaagtgttttaaaatatcCCGCCACATCTACGGATCGTTTGTCGTGTAACTAACAATCTTTTACAGCCTGTGTGGAGCTTTCTACGCTTCTGTTATCTCTCGATTGTTCCGATTCGTTAATATCCTAGAATTACTTGTTGGTAACCCTGTTAGCTTAGCACTAGCTTTGTCAGAATCCATTCAGTAGCTAGCGTTACGTTACACCAACACTCTTCAGTTAGCTGGGTTTTGTTGAGCTCACTAAATAGACAGCATTTAATTGAGATACATTATCGAAAAAATGACAGATATATGTGGCTAAGTCACTCTGCTGTTACTGTTTTACTTACTTCCCAGTAGTTGGTACCTCTTGCATGGGAAATTAGCATCAAGCACATCAGTCAAGAGGGCTCTGAGGAGCCATTGTACTGTTTTATAACACTTGAAATGCAACTCTGATTAATAACGGGTGTAGCTGTGGTAACATCAATCCTAAATATAAAGGTAAATATTAGATTTAAGAAAATTATCAATATGGAAAATGCAGTTTGTTGTTGGTTAAGAGGTAGTGTAACCACAATCCAGGTATATATAGCAAGTTAATAGCACATATTGTTCTTTAGTTTCATcctaaaatgtaatgtaaaacatcTGCTTTATTTGTCCTCAGATAATCAGGCAGGATCTACGTTGGGAACCTTTTTATTGTGGGTGAGGTGAACAggtgtgggtgtctgtgtgatTGAGCCCATCACCACCACGCAAACATGGATTTCCAGCATCGAGCTGGAGGGAAGACCGGGAGCGGCGGGGTGGCCTCTGCCTCTGAGAGTAACCGCGATCGGCGAGAGCGGTTACGTCAGCTGGCCCTGGAGACCATCGACATCAACAAGGACCCCTATTTTATGAAGAATCATTTGGGATCCTATGAGTGTAAACTTTGTCTGACGCTTCATAACAACGAGGTGAGGAGAAGAATGATAAAACGTTGTCTGAACTTGGTGCAATCGCTTGGTATTGTGTTTGAAACCGACAAATCACAAGCTGCTTTCGTTTGCATTTACAGGGCAGCTACTTGGCTCACACACAAGGAAAGAAGCATCAGACCAACTTGTAAGTCCACATCTTGTCTACACCTTAAagtctgctgttgtttctttgtttcacttAAACTGGTATTTAGGTCAGCACACGGCCAGTTGCTGTGTTCAGATATATTGCACTGTTAGAATGAGTATGGGAAAAACCGTGACAGGACTTTTTGATGGTTTATGTCGTGTTTACTGTAACTGATGAAATTCACTACACCTTTGCATGACTTTTAAACAATTTCCTGGTTGCTTCGAAGAGAAATAACCCATTGGGTTCAGTGTGTAGATGAATAAAATCACaccatgttttgtttgtcttagAGCACGGAGAGCAGCCAAGGAGGCCAAAGAAGCTCCTGCTCAGCCAGCTCCAGCCAAAGTTAAAGTTGAAGTCAAGAAGTTTGTCAAAATTGGTCGACCAGGATACAAAGGTAAGCTGGCTGCATGGTTGATAATTAGTGCAGTTCTCTTTGTACTTTACCCTGATGTCGgtttaactgtaaatgttttgtgttttaatatatGGGAcatgtgtttcttctttgtcAATAGTAACCAAACAGAGGGACCCAGAGACCGGACAGCAGTCCTTACTTTTCCAGGTTGGTGCTTTTGGTTTTGATCCCTGTATATAACTTGTTGTTTTGGGAGGGTTCTCAAACAAAGCAAACTTATATTAAAGGTCAACTCGAGAGATGCTGTAAAgttatcatgattttttttctttggcttttgT
Above is a window of Acanthopagrus latus isolate v.2019 chromosome 21, fAcaLat1.1, whole genome shotgun sequence DNA encoding:
- the plekhj1 gene encoding pleckstrin homology domain-containing family J member 1, producing MRFNEKELVSLSRQPSEKAAELGMRGPKKGDVVKKRLVKLIVNFLFYFRTDEEEPIGALLLEQCRVEREDSQTFSIAFLDEAERKYQFECDSEEQCGEWVDAIIKASYEFMRKNLIFYRTEIHRLTGKDPLEQYGISDETRFQVSNGLQLVARDTSSL